One Carya illinoinensis cultivar Pawnee chromosome 5, C.illinoinensisPawnee_v1, whole genome shotgun sequence genomic window, GGCcttttatgcttttttttttcatttttttaagttataatcttattttttgatCCCAATTCATATCAGactatttacaatttatatatacatatgtattcatgtataatttattcatatatagatgattattttgaaatataatttatatatagatatatatatttatatatataatttatttatatatcgactatcccgaaacggtacacgaaatggtaccggtaccgaaatatttcgttctagtGCATTGACCAGTACGACATCCGGTACGCTATTCAAAATATTGGGAGAAAGCTCTTGATTGGATATGATTGCTCCATGCACGCACACAAATATTAGTTGATAAGAGGATATGAGCTCTAATGTAATAGAATGAGGATGGTGCTAGCGGGTCGCCCAAGGTTTATTGCTGGGCATACCACTAGTATagatttgtagtttttttttttaatattatttctacgTATTCTTTAACATcctaaatcattaaaataatatacaatcttacaaataatcatttccttaaatattaagtaaaaaaaatcaaaatatttagaCGATAATTTTGGACAGTAATATTAAGAGGGCTAAGTAGCATTTTCTATAGAATTAACTTGATGTGGCATACTGACTGAAATATTGCCAGTACCATGCTTGGATATATGGAATGTTGATTTGTCTTAAGAGGCCATTAGATCTATGATGTTATGGCATATTGGGTACCTACATcactcaaaaacaaaataatttttaattttttcatctaattttttattattcaaacacaaaaaataatataattttataaacttcaaaataaaaataaaaataaaaaattataataaaataattttttaattttttaatatttttattcaacttttgttttttctccttttctaaaattcaataaagtCTATTCACCCAAATTATATCacaactatttaaaaaattataagattctTCAAGTGTCCAAATGCGCTCAATGTGTGATTTGTGCATTGTTTCATATCTCATGCTTACGTgtgaaattttgaattattccAAAAGTTTATATTCTCAATAGTCTATTTTTTGGACCAGACTCCCTTTCAATAGTAGGCCTaacacataaaatatttaattaaaaaaaaattaaccgtAAAGTCTAGGTTCTAACTCAAGACTTATTCTAATATCGTATGaaattacaatttattttaaaaatttaaactaataaaaaaagataaatttaattatttttattatattattaacttcGTCTAGTGGTAAAATTGAACCCACTTCACCATTTTTGTCCTCTTTCCCAACAAAGAAGAGATACCTTTGTACGAAGATGATACTTAACAACGTACGTGAAAGCTATATTTTGCCGAGATTTTGTTGTACAAGCTGAGGCGTTATGAAATCCAGTGAAGAGTTTATTTATTGACACGTTAACTATATTACTATTGATATAAATTCTTGTCAtgactaatttttaaataattttaatatttttataccaATTTTAAATGGTTGAACTGAATCAATTATTacaattgaatttttcttgACTAAGAAGGCAAAACagtaaacaagaaaattaataacatttatcatttttttaataatcactTTTATGCAATTATAtcaaatgattaagaaattatttattatattttaaattatttaatatcacgtaaaaaagaaaacaaaaaaaaacttggagtaataaataattttttttaatgagatacTGCATGCTCAGAGATCAGAAGGTCCCCAAATAGTCAAATGAAAGATAAAGAATGAAGAGACaatgagaaaaggaaaaatatagttgcaagtataattatgcattaatctgtacactaatatgatgtgattggttaaaaaatagattttattgaaaacaatgttaatttaaattttaagtatgaatgaatcagtattaatatacagattaatacgcgactatacttgtatgagttttgctacatataagcacAGTTgcacactaatctgtgtaccaatactgatttattcatacttaaaatttaaattaacactgttttcaataaaatctactttttgatcaatcacatcatattggtgtacagattagtgcacaattgtgcttgcaactatatttttttctacttgtatataataaaatccatgagaaaatttcacaaatatccagaaggaaaaagaaaggaccCCACCCGTCATCCTTGCCTACGGAAGCAGAAAACTTGCCACACGCGCTGTCGCCGTTGAATAAAAAGTTCCAACTGGCAGTATGCAGTCCAACAACTAATGAGATAGGTAGTGAGCTCAAAAGCGTGTCCATCTCAATATGTACGAATATCAATCCACCCACGTCTGTTACACAACTTTTCGTTTATCTTGTGCTTTAttaatttaagagaaataatatttacagtcgtggttgtgcaagtggCGTGCagttactttgaaaaaaatgaattaatatgagacccacatgaaaaaaaaactaactttttaatcgtggaccccactctttttcaaagcaattgcgcggcgtttgcaattccacgactgtatgtagcattactcttaatttAAAGCTTTGACTGTCGTTTCCAACTTCCTCCCATGTTCTGCCTATATATACTAGGACAAGGAGCCAACTTACTTTCATTCAACTGAATTTCGAAAGGTGTCTGAGTTCAAGCAGTCGAGAGTTGTTTGTTCTATAGTATTAACAGTTGGCATTTCAATCTTCGTCATGATCAAAGCTAAACACGATgcatcttcttctcctcctcctcttatTGATGAGAAGCCTAATAGTGTGACATCTCCGAAATCAGCTCTGGGAAGATTACGTCGCAAACTGTCTTCGAGAAAGAGTACTGAAAAGCAGCGTTCTCTTTCGGGTTCTGATTCGGAGATGATGAGCAAATTCTGCAGCGAGCTCCAAAGGGTGTTCGATTACTTGGACGTGGATGGAGATGGTAAAATATCTCCTGCCGAGTTGCAAGGCTGCGTGACCACAGTGGGGGGCACTGTGTCCGTGGATGAGGCGGAAGAAACCGTGAAGTCGTGTGACTTGAATGGGGATGGGCTGCTGGACTTCGAGGAATTCCAAAAGCTAATGGAGACAAGcggggaagaggaagagaatgacaCGCTCAAAGAGGCTTTTGCTATGTATGAGATGGAGGGGACCGGTTGCATCACCCCCACAAGCATGAAGAGAATGCTGAGTCAACTCGGCGATTCCAAGTCCGTTGAGGATTGTAAAGCTATGATCCGAAAGTTTAATCTCAATGGAGATGGAGTTCTCAGCTTTGAACAGTTCAGAATTATGATGCATTGATCGACCCAATATAACGTCAGCAAGAATATTTCTCCTTTCCtcttcatgttttttttatGGATTCTTTCCTTCCGTACATTTTGATTGATGAGATTTTCTTCGATCAGTGTtgtaatatatatcatatacaaTTTGATTATGTTGGTTTGAACTCATTCATAAACTGTTTCATTAGCACTATTCTTTATggattctctctcattttttcgcTTATTTCAAGATATTGAGCAACACTCGCTAGCCAAAATAAGCAATCTAAATGCAACCACGTAATAGTCTCAACTCTTAGCATTACTCAGATGTCATATTCACCACTAATAACCGCTTACGCAAAAGTTAGACAGAAGTTGTAAAGCAAACACAAATTCAGAACAATATTGTTTTGCACACACAGAAAAAGAACATATACAGAAAACTCTGCATATATGAGGTCATATATTCCACTGAGTGTAACCAAGACAATGCGTGGAGTAGTGTTGTCGCGGTGCTCACACAGCCATATATTGGAAATATTTTGGATAATAAATGGAATACGTCCAAATACTTTTTAAACtagagaatatttaaaataacaaGGATAAATTAGAAAGAGAGAATCTGGTATTGAGGCATGTTATGATGAATGCCTTCAAATTTAAACATGCACAAGACTTCTTACCGTCTACTCCCATGATAAAACAACATTGGTTCCCATTAATCTAATTGTTGGTGGATACAAAAGGAGATCCtgaaatttgatataaaatagcGAAAGcctataaagaaagaaagacaaaacAAGGAGGAAGTGTTTCTATAATTTTTGTGAAGAATTTAGAGTGAATAAA contains:
- the LOC122310262 gene encoding putative calcium-binding protein CML19, giving the protein MIKAKHDASSSPPPLIDEKPNSVTSPKSALGRLRRKLSSRKSTEKQRSLSGSDSEMMSKFCSELQRVFDYLDVDGDGKISPAELQGCVTTVGGTVSVDEAEETVKSCDLNGDGLLDFEEFQKLMETSGEEEENDTLKEAFAMYEMEGTGCITPTSMKRMLSQLGDSKSVEDCKAMIRKFNLNGDGVLSFEQFRIMMH